The following DNA comes from Amycolatopsis albispora.
ACAACGTGGCCTTCGACCCGCACGGCAACCTGTGGATCTCCACCGACGGCAACGCGCTCGGCTCGAACGACGGGCTGTTCTCGGTGCCGGTGACCGGGCCGGAACGCGGCAAGGTGCAGCAGTTCCTCTCGGTGCCCGCCGGCGGCGAGGCCTGCGGCCCGGTGGTCACCTCGGACGTGGTGCTGGTCGCCGTGCAGCACCCCGGTGAGGACGCGCCGAACTCGGGCAGCCCCACCTCGCACTGGCCGGACGGCGGCGACTCGCAGCCGCGCCCGTCCATCGTCTCGGTGTGGCGCAAGGGCCCGCGTGGCCGCCCCGGCAAGATCGGCACCCGCTAACCGGTGCCCTGCTGTCACGAATGTGGCTTTCGAGACGTTATCCGTCCCGAAAGCCACATTCGTGACGCTGGCTACTCGGTGGCCTTCCGCATGGTCACCGTGCCCAGGTAGAGCCCGAGCACGGCGATGCACCCGACCGCCACGCTCCCGTGCAGCACCGAAGCGCTCGCCAGCTCCCCGCGGAACAGCGCCCGTTCCGCATCGACCACATAGGACAGTGGGTTGAGCCGCGCCACGGTGTGCAGCCAGCCCGGCGCGCCGTCGATCGGCAGCAACACGCCGGAAAGCAGCAGCAGCGGGAACACCACCGTCTGGTGGATCGCCCAGAACAGCCCTTCCTCCTTGCGCACCGCGATCGCCAGTGCGAACGACAACGCGCCCATGCCGACGCCGAGCACCGCCAACAGCGCCAGCCCGGCCAGCACGCCGACGGGGTGCAGCTCGAACCCGAGCGGCAGCACCACCAGCGTGATCAGCACCGCCTGGACCACCAGCAGCACCACTTCCTTGAGCACCCGGCCGAGCAGCATCGCGGTCCGGCTGACCGGGGTGACCAGCAGCCGCTCCAGCGAGCCGCCGCCGCGTTCCAGCAGCAGCGTGAAGCCCGACGCCATGGTGCCGAACAACGCGAGCATCACCAGGATGCCCGG
Coding sequences within:
- a CDS encoding ABC transporter permease, with the protein product MNLLTHTGVVFGREIKPSLLSPWGLVITMVQPLVFLLLFGPLLPGDGSPWQWFVPGILVMLALFGTMASGFTLLLERGGGSLERLLVTPVSRTAMLLGRVLKEVVLLVVQAVLITLVVLPLGFELHPVGVLAGLALLAVLGVGMGALSFALAIAVRKEEGLFWAIHQTVVFPLLLLSGVLLPIDGAPGWLHTVARLNPLSYVVDAERALFRGELASASVLHGSVAVGCIAVLGLYLGTVTMRKATE